CGAACCAGATCGGCTCGGTGCTCGAGGTCTTCTACGACCGCGGGTACATCGACGGCTTCGAGTTCGTCGAGGACGGCCGAGCCGGCAGGTTCGAGGTCGAACTGAAGGGAGCGATCAACGAATGTGGCCCGGTCAAGCCCCGCTACTCGGCGGGCGCCGACGAGTTCGAGCAGTGGGAGAAGCAGTACCTCCCGGCCCGCGACTACGGGACGCTCGTCGTGACGACCAGCCACGGGATCATGAGCCACTACGAGGCCCGCGAACGGGGCATCGGTGGCCAGGTGGTCGCATACGTCTACTGACAATGACACGAACAGAAGTCACACTACCGGACGAGGTCGACTGCGAGATCGACCACCTCGACGTGACGATCTCGGGGCCCGACGGCGAGGTCACTCGCCGGCTCTGGTACCCCGACGTCACCGTCTCGGTCGGAACCACGACCGAGGAGGTCGAGACCGACGACGGCGGGACCGAACAGCGCGAGGTCGACGCCGTCGTCATCGAGAGCGAGACGGAGAACGCGAAGACGAACGCCACCATCGGGACGTTCGAGAGCCACGTGCACAACATGGTTCTCGGCGTCACGGACGGCTGGGAGTACCGCATGGAAGTGCTGTACTCGCACTTCCCGATGCAGGTGAGCGTCGAGGGCGACGAAGTCGTCATCGAGAACTTCCTCGGCGAGCGCGCGCCCCGTCGGGCCGCCATCCGCGGCGACACGCAGGTGGAGGTCGACGGCGAGGAGGTCATCCTGTCGGGGCCGAACAAGGAGGACGTCGGCCAGACGGCCGCGGACATCGAGCAGCTCACGCGGGTGACCGGCAAGGACAGCCGCGTCTTCCAGGACGGCGTCTACATCACCGAGAAACCGAAAGGAGGTGTCTAAATGGCTGACAACGACGAACAGGCGACACCGTCCGAGGACGAACAGGCCGACCCAGAAGAAGCGGTCGAACTGACCGACATCAGCGGCGTCGGCGCGACGAAGGCCGACGCGCTGCGCGAGGCCGGCTTCGAGAGCGTCGAGGACGTCAAGGCGGCGAGCCAGGACGAACTCGCGGACGTCGAGGGCGTCGGCAACGCGCTCGCGGCGCGTATCAAGGCCGACGTCGGCGGCCTCGAGGTCGCCGAGGAGACCGAAGCCGAGGTCGAGGACGACGAGCCCGAAGCCGAGGCCGACGAGGCCGCGGCCGAGGACGTCGAGACCGAGCTTCAGGCCCGGGGGCTGACCGAGAAGACCCCCGAGCTCGACGACGAGGAGGCCCGCCTGCTTGGCGAGCGCCACCGGATCGGTAAACCGGCGTTCAAGCGCCAGGACTACCACAAGAAGAAGCGCACGCCCGAGTCGTGGCGTCGCCCCCGCGGCGGCCTCTCGAAGCAGCGACGGCGCTTCAAGAGCCGCGGGCCGGTCGTCGAGGCCGGCTTCCGGACGCCGACCGAGGTGCGCGGTCTGCACCCGAGCGGCTTCGAGGAGGTCCGCGTCGAGAACGCGGGCGACCTCGAGGGCGTCGACGGCGACCGACAGGCCGTGCGGATCGGCTCCTCGGTCGGCGCGCGCAAGCGCGAGCGCATCGAGGAGGAAGCCGAGAGCGCGGGCATCCGCGTTCTCAACCCCACCTACGTCGAAGTCGAGGTGAACGCAGATGAGTGACCTCAAAGCACAGAAACGACTGGCGGCCGACGTGCTCGACGTCGGGAAGAACCGCGTCTGGTTCGACCCGGAGGCCCAAGGCGAGATCGCCGACGCGATCACTCGCGAGGAGATCCGCGAGCTCGTCGATCAGGGCACCATCCAATCGAAGGAGGCCCGCGGCAACTCCCGGGGCCGTGCGCGCGAGCGACAGGAGAAACGCGCCTACGGCCACCGGAAGGGTGCGGGCAAGCGCAAAGGGAAGGCCGGCGCGCGCCAGAACGAGAAGGACGAGTGGAAGAACCAGATCAGAGCACAGCGCCGAAAGCTGCGCGAGCTCCGCGAGGAGGGCGAGCTCGACTCGACCCAGTACCGCGAGCTCTACAACAAGGCCCGCGGCGGGGAGTTCCGTAGCGTCCGGTATATGACCAACTACATCGACAACGAATACGGTGACGAATAATGGCAACAGGACCACGCTATAAGGTGCCGATGCGGCGGCGCCGCGAAGTCCGAACGGATTACCACCAGAGGTTGCGCCTGCTGAAATCCGACAAGCCCCGGCTTGTCGCTCGACCGAGCAACAAACACATCAGGGCGCAGCTGATCACGACCGGTCCCCAGGGCGACGAGACCCTGGCGAGCGCACACTCCTCCGACCTCGCGGAGTTCGGCTGGGAGGCGTCGACGGGCAACCTGCCCGCGGCCTACCTCACCGGTCTGCTCGCGGGGACGCGGGCCGTCGAGGCCGGCCTCGAGGAGGCCGTACTCGACATCGGTCTGCACACGGCGACGCCCGGCAACAAGGTGTTCGCCGTCCAGGAGGGCGCGATCGACGCGGGCCTCGAGATCCCGCACAACGACAGCGTGCTGGCCGACTGGTCTCGGACTCGCGGCGAGCACATCGCCGACTACGCAGAGAATCTCGATGAGCCGCTCTACAGCGGCGAGTTCGACGCAACGACCCTTCCCGACCACTTCGATACGGTTCGGGAGACCATCATGGAGGACTAACAATGGCACGAAACGACGGATGGGAGCCCGTGACCCGACTCGGCCGGCTCGTCCGCGACGGCGAGATCGAGACGATGGACGAGGCGCTCAACTCGGGGCTGCCGCTGAAGGAGGTCGAAGTCGTCGACCAGCTCCTTCCCGGCCTCGAGGACGAGGTGCTCGACATCAACATGGTCCAGCGGATGACCGACTCGGGTCGCCGGGTCAAGTTCCGCTGTGTCTGTGCGGTCGGCAACCGCGACGGCTACGTCGGCTACGCGGAGGGCCGCGACGATCAGGTCGGCGGCGCCATCCAGAAGGCGATCGGTATCGCGAAACTGAACATCATCAACGTCTCGCGGGGCTGTGGTTCCTGGGAGTGTGGCTGCGGTCGCCCCCACACCGTCTCGCTTCGCACGACCGGCAAGGCCGGCAGCGTCGAGGTCGATCTCTTGCCCGCACCGCGCGGGCTGGGGCTCGCGGGCGGCGAGACCGTCCGCCACGTCCTCGAGCTCGCGGGCATCGAGGACGCCTGGACCCGGTCGTCGGGCCAGACCCGGACGACGGTGAACTTCGCGAAGGCGACGTTCAACGCGCTTCGCAACACCGCGGAGGCGCGCGTGCCCGACCACGCGGCCGCCCAGCGAGAGGTGATCGAGTGATGCAGGCGATCGTTCAGCTGCGCGGCGAGGTCAACATGAGCGGCGACGTCGAGGACACCCTCTCGATGCTCAACCTCCACCGCGTCAACCACTGCGCGCTCGTCCCCGAACACGAGACGTTCCGCGGGATGATCACGAAGGTCAACGACTACGTCGCCCACGGCGAGCCGAGCCAGGAGACCGTCGAGACGCTGATCCGCACGCGCGCCGAGCCCGCGGAGGGCAGCGCCGAGATCGACGACGCGTGGCTCGCGGAGAACACCGAGTACGACTCGGTGGAGGCGCTCGCCGAGGCGCTGCTCGCCGAGGAGACGACGCTCAGAGAACAGGGACTGACCCCCGTGTTGCGCCTGCACCCGCCACGCGGCGGCCACGAGGGGCTCAAGCACGTCACCGCCGAGGGCGGCCAGCTCGGCAAACACTCGACCGAGGAGATCGACGAGCTCCTCGTCGCGATGCGATAAGACAATGACCAGCAAGAAAAACCGCCAGCGCGGCTCGCGAACCCACGGCGGGGGCACCCACAAGAACCGACGCGGTGCCGGCCACCGTGGCGGACGCGGTGCCGCCGGACGCAGCAAGCACGAGTTCCACAACTACGGACCGCTCGGCAAGCACGGCTTCAAGCGGCCCGAGAAGGCACAGGACACGATCCTCGAGATCGACGTCCAGAAGCTCGACGAGGACGCGGCGCTGTACGCCGCGGACGGCCTCGCCGAGGAGACCGACGACGGCTACAGCCTCGACGCGCGCGACATCGTCGAGGACGGCCACGAGGCCGACGCCGTGAAGGTGCTCGGCGGCGGCCAAGTGCGAAACGGCCTCGAGGTCACCGCCGACGCCTTTTCGGCGAGCGCGGTCGAGCTCATAGAGGAGAACGGCGGCGAGGCGATCGTCTCCGAGCGCGGCCAGGTCGACGAGGACGAGGAGGAGTCCGACGAGGACGAATCCAAACCGGAAGATATTGAACCAACCGCTGACGAAGCGTAATCAATGAGTTGGAAGGAAGCCGCTGAACCGGTTCTCACCCGCATGCCGGGCGTCACCCGCCCGGAGGGCCACGTCCCCTTCAAGCGAAAGCTCGGGTGGACGCTTGGCGTGTTGCTCGTCTACTTCTTCCTGACGAACGTCTACCTCTGGGGGATGCCCGAGGCCCAGGCGGGTCAGGACATCTTCGGCCAGTTCCGGTCGATACTGGCCGGCGAGCAGGGGACGCTCCTGCAGGTCGGGATCGGCCCGATCGTCACCGCCAGCATCGTCCTGCAGCTGTTGGGCGGTGCCGGACTGCTCGGGTTGGACACCAACGACCCGCGCGATCAGGTGCTCTATCAGGGCCTCCAGAAGCTGCTGGTGATCGCCATGACCGCCCTGACCGCCTTCCCGATGGTGTTCCTGGGCGGCTTCCTTCCGGCCAGCCCCGAGCTCGCCGCGGCCTACGGCGAGACGACGATCCAGACGCTCATCTTCGCACAGGTGTTCATCGGCGGCGTCTTCATCCTGTTTCTCGACGAGATCGTCTCGAAATGGGGCGTCGGCAGCGGGATCGGCCTGTTCATCATCGCCGGCGTGAGCCAGCGCCTCCTCGGCGGGCTGTTCGCCTGGGGCGGGCTGCCCGGCGATACGGGGATCATCCCGACGTGGTTCTCGATCGTCTTCGGCGCGACCGAGTTCCCCTCCCTGCTGACCAGCGAGGGCATCCAGGAGCTGTTCCTCGGACAGGGCGCGCTGCTGGCGATCATCACGACGGTGTTCATCTTCGCGGTGGTCGTCTACGCCGAATCCGTCCGCGTCGAAGTGCCCCTTTCGCACGCCCGCGTGAAGGGCGCCCGGGGGCGGTTCCCGGTGAAGCTCATCTACGCGAGCGTCCTGCCGATGATCCTCGTTCGGGCCCTGCAGATGAACGTCCAGTTCATGGGTCGGATCCTCGAGTCCCAGTGGGCGGCGATGCCCGCGTGGCTCGGTACCTACGACGGTCAGGGCCAGCCCACGAGCGGGCTGTTCTACTACCTGAACCCGATCCAGGCCCCCGAGGAGTGGATGTGGTGGCTGGGCGAGGCCGCCCAGGCGCCCTGGCAGATCATGCTCCGGGTGGGGATCGACCTCACCGTGATGATCGTCGGTGGGGCGATCTTCGCGATCTTCTGGGTCGAAACCACGAACATGGGCCCGGAGGCGACCGCGAAGCAGATCCAGAACTCGGGGATGCAGATCCCCGGCTTCCGCCAGAACATCGGCGTCTACGAGAAGGTTCTTGAACGCTACATCCCGCAGGTGACGGTCATCGGCGGGGCGCTGGTGGGCCTGCTCGCTGTGATGGCGAACATGCTCGGCACCATCGGTGCCGTCTCGGGCACCGGGCTGCTGCTCGCGGTGTCGATCACCTACAAGCTCTACGAGGAGATCGCCGAAGAGCAGATGATGGAGATGCACCCGATGATGCGCGAGATGTTCGGCGGCGGCCGGTAGCGACCGGCTCCGTCCCCGATTTTCCTCCCTTTCCCCGATCGAGAGGCTAAACTGATTGCTCCCCCGATGAACGACCATGAGCGGTCGCCACCGGCTGACCAGCGTCGACACCGTCGAGGAGGAGGGGACCTGGCTGTTCACGGTCCGTGACGAACACGGCGAGGATACCGAGGTACTCCTCGTCCTCTGCCGGGACCCCGACGGGGACGGGATCGAAGCGTGGGTCAACAGCTGCACTCACGAGTCACAGGAGCTCTACCGCGAAGGCGTCGGCACTGTGGTCCGCGATGGCGGGATCGTCTGCCCGAAACACGGCTCGATGTTCGACGCCTGCTCGGGCCACTGCGACAACGGCCCCGCGGCCCAGACGACGCTGCCCTCGGTCGAGGTGAGCGTCGAGGGCGGGCAGGTCTACCTCACCGACGACGACGCCCGGTTCCTGAAGCAGGGGCCGAGCAGCGACGACGATAGCGACGACGGCCCGAACTCGACCTCCCATCTCCGGCTATAGGAAGTCCGACTCGGGGAACCATATACGAGTCCTCAGCTGACTTGCGAGCTCGAGGCGCGGTTCAGATAGCGGATCGCCACCGCCCCGAGCGCGAGATCGAGCGCGAGCAGGATCGCGAGCGCCGGAACGAGCGTGTCCCAGACCCCGCCGAAGGTCGAGACGTCGATGACGGTCAGGACGTCCTGGCCGAGCATCAGCGCGCGGACCGCGTCGACGCCGTAGGTGATCGGGTTGACCGTCGCGAACGCCTGCACCCAGCCCGGCAGTGCCTCGACGGGCAGGAACGCGCTGGAGACGAACAGCAGCGGGAACTGCAGCAGGTTCGCGCCGATGATGGTCGACTCCTGATCGCGGGTGATCAGCGCCACAATGTTCGAGAACGCCGTGAACCAGATCGCGAAGACGATCGTCACCCCGATGATCCCGAGCACGCCCAGCAGGCCGGTCTCGATGTAGGTGCCGACCTCGCCGCCGGTCTCGAACCACAGCAGGACGTAGCCCAGCGCGAGGATGATCACCGTCTGAACGACGATCCGGACGACCTCCGAGAGCGCCTTCCCCAGGAACATCGCGCCGCGGCTGATCGGCGAGACGAGCACCTTCTCGAACATTCCGCTCTCCATGTCGTCGACCAGCCCGATGCCGGAGCCGGCGGCCGCGACCAGCGCCGACTGGATCACGATCGCGGGCACGAGGAAGGTGATGTAGCTGATCTCGGCGCCGAGCGCCCCCTCGAGGGCGTCGCCGGTGACTTGTCCGAACACGGCGGTGAAGAGGACGAGAAAGACGATCGGCTGGACCAGCGAGGAGACCACCACGAACGGGTTGCGCGTGGTCTTGATCAGCCAGCGCTTGAGGTTGATCCAGACGTCCGCGAGAAAGCCGTTACCCGCGGCCGTCGGGTCCGACCCGCCGTCGAGCGTGCTCATCGGCTCGCCTCCAGCTCGGCCGCGTCGTCGCCCGTCCCGGCAGCCTCGCCGTCCTCGCCATCGTCGTCGGCCGGCTCGCCCGTGATCGCGAGGAAGACGTCGTCGAGCGTCGGCGAGCGGACGTCGAAGCCGACGACGGTAAAGCCCGCGTCCCGGAGCGCGACCAGCAGATCGGTCCCCGACCGGCGCGCGGCCTTGGAGGTGACGCTGATGCCGTCCTCGGTGGTCTCGATGGCCCCCTCCTCGAACAGCCCCGACTCCGCCGCGATCCGGCGGGCCCGCTCGCGCTCCTCGTCGCTCGCGTCCTCGATGGTGATCTCGAGGACGTCGCCGCCGACCCGCGACTTGAGCGTCTCCGGGGAGTCGGTCGCGACGATCTCCCCGTCCTGAATCACCGAGAGCCGGTCACAGAGCTGGTCGGCTTCCTCCAGATACTGGGTGGTGAGGAAGACCGTCGTCCCCTGGCGATTGATCTCCCGGAAGTACTCCCAGAGGTCGATCCGGGCCTTCGGGTCGAGGCCGGTCGTCGGCTCGTCCAGGAAGACCAGCGGCGGGCGATGAACCAGCGCCATCGCCACGTCCAGGCGCTTTTGCATCCCGCCCGAGAAGCCCTCGGAACGTTTGTCGGCGACGTCCGCGAGATCGACGAGGTCGAGCAGCTCGTCGATCCGATCGGCACGCTCGCTTCGGGGGACGCCGTAGGCCTCGCAGGCGAACCGGACGTTCTCGCGGGCGGTGAGCTCCTCGTCGATGCTGGTCTCCTGGGCCATGTAGCCGATCGAGGCCCGCACCGATCGGGGCTCCTCGACGACGTCGAACCCGTTTACGGTCACCGACCCCGCCGTCGGGTGCAACAGCGTGGTCAGCGTCTTGATCGCCGTCGTCTTCCCGGCGCCGTTGGGCCCCAGAAAGCCGAAGAACTCGCCCTCGGGGACCTCGAGGTCGACCCCTCGAACCGCCCTCGTCCCGTCCGAGTAGGTCAGCTCGACGCCCGCTGCCGCGATAGCGTTCATCGAACTACCGAAGCGGATCCGAGCGTATATAGCTGTTGAATGAATATTCAACCAGTATGCCGCCACGGACCTTCAACGGAGACCCCGAGGGGACCCGCGAGGAGCTGATGCAGGCGACCTACCGGGCGCTGCGCGAGCACGGGTACGCGGACCTGACGATCGAGCGCATCGGCGAGGAGTTCGAGAAGAGCGTCTCGCTCGTCTATCACCACTACGGCGGGAAGGACGAGCTGCTCGTGGACTTCCTGGGGTTCATGCTCGAGGAGTTCGAGGCCGCCTCCGACGTCGACGACGACGCGGACCCCCGCGAGCGGCTGTGGACGGCGCTCGACCGGGCCCGATCGGGCCCCCTCGACGAGGACGCCGAGTTCACGAGCGCCCTTACCGAGCTGCGGGTTCAGGCCGCCCACGACCCGGCGTATCGCGAGCAGTTCGACCGGACCGACCGACTCTTTCGCGAGCGCTACGCCGAGATAATCCGGTCGGGCATCGAACGGGGGGTCTTCCGCGAGGTCGATCCCGAGTCCGTCGCCGACCTGCTGGTGACGACGGTCGACGGCGCCATCCTCCAGGTGGCGACGACCGATCGACCCGTCGACCCCGCTCTCGACGAGCTCGAGGCGTACGTCCGGACCCGATTGCTCGAAGACGGGGTCGACGATCGCTCCTCCTCGTAGTCCCTCGTCGTCGGTTTGAAGGGCCGTCGTCCCCTCGATTCGAGGGTTCACATGAAACCCGCACCACGCGTCGACCCCTGGGTCGTGAAGCTGCTCACGGCGTCCCTCGTCGTCATCGCCCTCGCCCTGGTCGCGATCGTCGTTCTCCTGTTCGTCGCGCTAGGGGAGCTGAGCGATCTCGTCGAAGCGATCGAGGGCGTCGGACTGACGATCTCCGTATTCCTGACGGACGCTATCCACTGCCCGTCGACCGGCTGAGCATCTCCTTGGACGGACGAGACCTAAACCGGGGGGAGGAACGGGGAAGACCGAGTTCCGGATAGCCGGAGTTGTTTCCAGTCTAGTAAAAACGGCCTTCTATCGCAAGCCCGCGTTGTTTTGTCTTTTGATGGTAAATATCTAACCGGAACACGATACTGATCGACCGTAGCGGACGGGGGTGTCGTATTATGACTCACAGCATACGATGGGGCTGGATGTCATCCGCTACTCATCAAACATTATTATGGTCACTAATCATCAGAGGCAGAGCAGTATTGAAGGGGAATCATCCAACGAAAATCCGAGCCGACGAACGTATCTCCGTTCGGCGGGCGGGGCCACGTTGGCCGCGGTCCTGGCCGGCTGTCTGAGCGGTGTCGGCGACGAGGAGGAGGGTGGAAACGGCGGTGGCGGGGAGGCGGAGTTCACCGTCGGGGAGATCGCGAACGAGGAGAACAACTGCATGGGCTGTGTCTCGCCGACGCCATCGTTCGAGCTGCCCGATCGGATCGACGAGGAGTCGGACGGTTCGGTGACGATGAACCTCCAGCCCGAGAACCAGGTCTGTGACACCACGGACTGTGGGTCGAACGTCGAGAGCAACGTCATCGCGGC
The sequence above is a segment of the Halalkalicoccus tibetensis genome. Coding sequences within it:
- a CDS encoding 30S ribosomal protein S8, whose translation is MTTSDPFSNALSGIDNAESVGHLTHTIQPASNQIGSVLEVFYDRGYIDGFEFVEDGRAGRFEVELKGAINECGPVKPRYSAGADEFEQWEKQYLPARDYGTLVVTTSHGIMSHYEARERGIGGQVVAYVY
- a CDS encoding 50S ribosomal protein L6 produces the protein MTRTEVTLPDEVDCEIDHLDVTISGPDGEVTRRLWYPDVTVSVGTTTEEVETDDGGTEQREVDAVVIESETENAKTNATIGTFESHVHNMVLGVTDGWEYRMEVLYSHFPMQVSVEGDEVVIENFLGERAPRRAAIRGDTQVEVDGEEVILSGPNKEDVGQTAADIEQLTRVTGKDSRVFQDGVYITEKPKGGV
- a CDS encoding 50S ribosomal protein L32e gives rise to the protein MADNDEQATPSEDEQADPEEAVELTDISGVGATKADALREAGFESVEDVKAASQDELADVEGVGNALAARIKADVGGLEVAEETEAEVEDDEPEAEADEAAAEDVETELQARGLTEKTPELDDEEARLLGERHRIGKPAFKRQDYHKKKRTPESWRRPRGGLSKQRRRFKSRGPVVEAGFRTPTEVRGLHPSGFEEVRVENAGDLEGVDGDRQAVRIGSSVGARKRERIEEEAESAGIRVLNPTYVEVEVNADE
- a CDS encoding 50S ribosomal protein L19e, whose translation is MSDLKAQKRLAADVLDVGKNRVWFDPEAQGEIADAITREEIRELVDQGTIQSKEARGNSRGRARERQEKRAYGHRKGAGKRKGKAGARQNEKDEWKNQIRAQRRKLRELREEGELDSTQYRELYNKARGGEFRSVRYMTNYIDNEYGDE
- a CDS encoding 50S ribosomal protein L18, which produces MATGPRYKVPMRRRREVRTDYHQRLRLLKSDKPRLVARPSNKHIRAQLITTGPQGDETLASAHSSDLAEFGWEASTGNLPAAYLTGLLAGTRAVEAGLEEAVLDIGLHTATPGNKVFAVQEGAIDAGLEIPHNDSVLADWSRTRGEHIADYAENLDEPLYSGEFDATTLPDHFDTVRETIMED
- a CDS encoding 30S ribosomal protein S5 yields the protein MARNDGWEPVTRLGRLVRDGEIETMDEALNSGLPLKEVEVVDQLLPGLEDEVLDINMVQRMTDSGRRVKFRCVCAVGNRDGYVGYAEGRDDQVGGAIQKAIGIAKLNIINVSRGCGSWECGCGRPHTVSLRTTGKAGSVEVDLLPAPRGLGLAGGETVRHVLELAGIEDAWTRSSGQTRTTVNFAKATFNALRNTAEARVPDHAAAQREVIE
- the rpmD gene encoding 50S ribosomal protein L30; translation: MQAIVQLRGEVNMSGDVEDTLSMLNLHRVNHCALVPEHETFRGMITKVNDYVAHGEPSQETVETLIRTRAEPAEGSAEIDDAWLAENTEYDSVEALAEALLAEETTLREQGLTPVLRLHPPRGGHEGLKHVTAEGGQLGKHSTEEIDELLVAMR
- a CDS encoding uL15m family ribosomal protein; this translates as MTSKKNRQRGSRTHGGGTHKNRRGAGHRGGRGAAGRSKHEFHNYGPLGKHGFKRPEKAQDTILEIDVQKLDEDAALYAADGLAEETDDGYSLDARDIVEDGHEADAVKVLGGGQVRNGLEVTADAFSASAVELIEENGGEAIVSERGQVDEDEEESDEDESKPEDIEPTADEA
- the secY gene encoding preprotein translocase subunit SecY — translated: MSWKEAAEPVLTRMPGVTRPEGHVPFKRKLGWTLGVLLVYFFLTNVYLWGMPEAQAGQDIFGQFRSILAGEQGTLLQVGIGPIVTASIVLQLLGGAGLLGLDTNDPRDQVLYQGLQKLLVIAMTALTAFPMVFLGGFLPASPELAAAYGETTIQTLIFAQVFIGGVFILFLDEIVSKWGVGSGIGLFIIAGVSQRLLGGLFAWGGLPGDTGIIPTWFSIVFGATEFPSLLTSEGIQELFLGQGALLAIITTVFIFAVVVYAESVRVEVPLSHARVKGARGRFPVKLIYASVLPMILVRALQMNVQFMGRILESQWAAMPAWLGTYDGQGQPTSGLFYYLNPIQAPEEWMWWLGEAAQAPWQIMLRVGIDLTVMIVGGAIFAIFWVETTNMGPEATAKQIQNSGMQIPGFRQNIGVYEKVLERYIPQVTVIGGALVGLLAVMANMLGTIGAVSGTGLLLAVSITYKLYEEIAEEQMMEMHPMMREMFGGGR
- a CDS encoding Rieske (2Fe-2S) protein — protein: MSGRHRLTSVDTVEEEGTWLFTVRDEHGEDTEVLLVLCRDPDGDGIEAWVNSCTHESQELYREGVGTVVRDGGIVCPKHGSMFDACSGHCDNGPAAQTTLPSVEVSVEGGQVYLTDDDARFLKQGPSSDDDSDDGPNSTSHLRL
- a CDS encoding ABC transporter permease, producing the protein MSTLDGGSDPTAAGNGFLADVWINLKRWLIKTTRNPFVVVSSLVQPIVFLVLFTAVFGQVTGDALEGALGAEISYITFLVPAIVIQSALVAAAGSGIGLVDDMESGMFEKVLVSPISRGAMFLGKALSEVVRIVVQTVIILALGYVLLWFETGGEVGTYIETGLLGVLGIIGVTIVFAIWFTAFSNIVALITRDQESTIIGANLLQFPLLFVSSAFLPVEALPGWVQAFATVNPITYGVDAVRALMLGQDVLTVIDVSTFGGVWDTLVPALAILLALDLALGAVAIRYLNRASSSQVS
- a CDS encoding ATP-binding cassette domain-containing protein, producing MNAIAAAGVELTYSDGTRAVRGVDLEVPEGEFFGFLGPNGAGKTTAIKTLTTLLHPTAGSVTVNGFDVVEEPRSVRASIGYMAQETSIDEELTARENVRFACEAYGVPRSERADRIDELLDLVDLADVADKRSEGFSGGMQKRLDVAMALVHRPPLVFLDEPTTGLDPKARIDLWEYFREINRQGTTVFLTTQYLEEADQLCDRLSVIQDGEIVATDSPETLKSRVGGDVLEITIEDASDEERERARRIAAESGLFEEGAIETTEDGISVTSKAARRSGTDLLVALRDAGFTVVGFDVRSPTLDDVFLAITGEPADDDGEDGEAAGTGDDAAELEASR
- a CDS encoding TetR/AcrR family transcriptional regulator; translation: MPPRTFNGDPEGTREELMQATYRALREHGYADLTIERIGEEFEKSVSLVYHHYGGKDELLVDFLGFMLEEFEAASDVDDDADPRERLWTALDRARSGPLDEDAEFTSALTELRVQAAHDPAYREQFDRTDRLFRERYAEIIRSGIERGVFREVDPESVADLLVTTVDGAILQVATTDRPVDPALDELEAYVRTRLLEDGVDDRSSS